ctaccggtgcgatctctcaagtccCATGAGtccaaaatattatcaaaatttgacggactgtttcttccaatccatgacacatacagtcaatctgtttgatctagtggggtcacatgaggctcctctacaatggcctatctcagtttttgatgacttagagccattttcaattagtagtatTTTTTCACCtactcaaaaaatcgtcagttgcttgcaaggaaaagtcgcaagattggctagaattcattttgttcctcatgtgcacaaaccgacatcacgagcattTCTGAGTGGGAAGATTTAAGCTAGGAatggccctatcatgcatcccaaagcaccaaaacatcaagagtcataccctaccggtgcgatctctcaagtgtcctaagtccaaaaaattgtcaaaatttgacggactatttcttccaatccacgacacatacagtcaatctgtttgatcccatggggtcgcatgaggctcctctataatggtctatctcagtttttgattaCTTGGAGCCATTTtgaattagtagcattttttcatctgctcaaaaaaccgtcagttgcttgcaaggaaaagttgcaagattggctagaattgattatgttcctcatgtgcacaaaccaacatcgcgagcacgtctgggtgggcagggttacactaggcatggccttgtcatgcatcccaaagcaccagaacattgagaTTCATACCccaccgacgcaatgtagaagttgcttgacaacttatttgacaatttttttgacaacaatgataatttttgctcaaattttatctagtctcaatctatgacccctatgacccgataatgactcaaataattatccatgtttatacaagaatcaagaatgctcatgattgaacagggacacatcacatatactcaaaacatagtcacaaaacattgacacacaaaatagtcacaaaacattgtcacatattattcaaaaatttgcctctaaatatggtcaaatcagctcttggctatttgattatacaaaaaattgtcttacaaataatctcatgggcttttatacaaaatttggcattacaatatatgtgattcagctcatcgccattttaatatacaaatcatctcatgggcttttatacaaaatttggcattacaatatgtgcgattcagctcatcgccattttaagatacaaaatttggcatgtacatatgtacaaatcagctcattgccacttaaatatacaaaattatgcccctaaacatgtaaaaatcagctcatgggcatttatatatacaaaaaatgaatatagaacaattcatcgatgatttatacaaaattctcaaaatcattctactctgaaccatagaatcaatcaagtgagccttcaagatctgctctaacccgtattgtgtcaagtattgcctcatggtcaaattcacaaactttccataaaatcttgttatgaggtctaccatgatacttcatcaaatgaatatttgttgcaacaacaaggttagagaaatgaagaatatgtttgtgtgtttcaaagtccttgaacaaccaaacatcataattcttgataggctatctccgaagccatgttcctctTACGACAACAGAccttattgggtactcaataccctctccgtcaatgattgtgattgtcaattttcttttaggctcaacacaatgacacaaatagtaatatattccttcttcattattctcttctgcaagaactgcatacacatgacctgcattatataaagtgttaattaataccaaaaataaagtatgatgtacaataaaatgaaccaaaaagaatacttgcaaaaaaattatctcaaaaaatcacctgaatccactaggtcagatacatggtcaaaatccactgatgtctccatctggctcaattgtagtgctttgagaatttgatatgaatcaatgggatcCAACAGTCGACAAGACCATTTGTCAagccactcttctgattcacattgtTCTCACAAACAATACATGAATGAAGAGAAAAAACacaccatctgtctcatataaattaccagtgaacttgaatttgaactcataaatgagtgcatatcactcgatcctacaactgtacaacaatctagatagttttcaatgttagattcaataatcaaccaaaaatatctacgaaccaatgatgtacctggattacctggacccatcgtagacttacaccatcgcacaattatttctgcatctaccaactcagcaccaccttcgtacttcaattcttccctagctagggctctttacacacatgctcctacaccatcgtgctctcccttaccatgtccagcctcagtgaaattccaaaaatgttgtacaccgcttgtcacatgcatccttgtcagccaataaaacatccttgcattcttgaattgtgcggtgcaattatctgaccatattaagtgtcggttgtatcatatgttcctttcccttaaactatcatagaaaactttaaagaatccttgtacaaactctgatgaatgagtatgatcatcacttatgtagaagtgatactctcttacaacctttctatcctcctctatgctatcgtttgcatgcatgaatgctatgtgtacaaaaatagaaacttgtgtagagtgataatacatggattacacttcattttgaggttttagtgtataattttcagcgaaatcaatgatagagacaatggtgccaagaggaaatgtgtccttacaaaacttgaattgctcatctaaccatcgagctctatgtgtatgcattgtgtactcataaactagtttctcttgaaacattttcataaattgagctacacatatatcatttttcactagctcacatctcatcaaatctgttccatctttaactccatatgtgactgtcttgtattttctgaaagaaactagtttcgtaccaatttcatgtgtgctctccaaatgtatgcatcttggtaagcgttgcaaaccaccacatatagcacaagaaccttccaaacaaggcatcttataataaatgcatccatcatgtctattacataacacagttgaaataaattctcttgccaacttaggagttgcttgtatattacattcctgcaaaacatcgttagtgtgtaaagtagaacaaatatgatgaaaaatatcataatgaatggaaaattcaatatgcatcctacaacaacacgtggtgcgtacatgattaatcttaatataaaaaggttttgccatttcaaaaaatctttgagaaatttttatttgaggaaacttttgaaggaatctttcataaaatttagtttgagtcatatccaaatagtgtttcgcatgtggctcatgatttttagacccaattatccttctaacaacatctctttggttgggtgatactcttgtgttgtcatgccaaaaaatttcaattaatgtttttagtgcatctacaaccttgtctttgcatggtagtctacccgagaatgcccaaagagaattattgttaggttcctctatttgttctcacctctttaatgctttacttaatgttgttctactaacatttaatgacttgttttgcttatcaaacaatcttttttaattttcttgctcattatggttcatgtaatgacacgtcgagcaacattagaatctttactacatgattttgaaccaatatattgatatgcatcaaatagatttctgacaatagttctttcactattactttcagatgatcttaggcctagaattttcattgtatctctaaaattcaaattttagatcatttgaacaattaattgacatcttgcggtttgatttaagtttttaaaatagttttgccatattcttttaaacaTTCTCCTAcgagttcattcattcattttattgggcattgacttcaatatattctcatcaatgtcaattagatactttggtttcctaaaaatgattctaggaggtgttaacatcggtgcattatgtacattcaattcatcaagtagagaaggtgtaatatgttcattatttaattgattattcaatgtggtatcttcttctattgctttaggttcaaatggtaaattatcaaatgtttcttcttcaattgcattaggttcaaatggtaaattattaaatgtttcttcctcaattgcattaggttcaaacagtaaattatcaaatgtttcttcttcaattgcattaggtgcattatattcatttggtaaatcgaattgagatgttgaggttgacataccttcttctcccattgttcttatgtcacgcaatttcttcatacactgcctttgtcttttcttttgagcttcttgttgttccatcgttcctcgcttgttctttcccatggttgagatcagttgacctaaatagaatcatattacatatatatgtaaagaaaagttcataaataaataaataaccataaatatgcatcttatcactatgttttggaatcaaactattaaacaatcacaattcaatcttttgaaaccatgcaaaatcaaaaaactactaaaaacaacaattcaatcattcgaAATCATGCTAAAACAAAAAATTCAcctacttttatgtatacaatagtgatagaagtaCAGAtatagttccagtggggccttcaacgacctcaaaaacatttttttaggctattgaggctcttgggcaactaaaactatgtctataaaccaccTACGTGCTACAATGATAACCGCATATGagctgttagaccataaaatgttgacaagcccaacagtattcttttttcccattctgggttgataagtagtgcgtacgcgctactaagcctaaaaatgttatcatagggtatcgaataatgggaatagtaccctgtatgcgcttatgagtaataagtaccgcgtacaCGATACTAAGCCTtcaaaaagttatggcagggcaggaAACTAAAAGTTTCAATGCCTCGTACACGctcttgagagaggtagagagagagagagagagagagagagagagagagagagagagagagagtgagagagagagagagagagagagagaagaggggggtgggagagaggaaggggtatggaggaagggagagggagagaggagagaagaggggggaaggagagacaggagagggagacagagagggagagaaagaaggagagagggagagagagagagagagagagagagagagagagagagagagagagagagagagagatagagggagggagaagagggggtgggagagggagagagagagagagagagagagagagagagagagagagagagagagagagagggagggagaagaggaggtgggagagggagagagagagaggagaggggagagggagagagagggagagagggagaggagagggagaggagagagagggagaggagaggggagaggaaggagggagagggagagagagagagagagagagagagagagagagagagagagagagagagagagagggggggatagtagggggagggaaagagagggtcTTAACaagtcataggataccatatgacctcctaggaaacaatatgactgtaatgacacctaagggagagaacatgggggaagggagaggtagagggaaggagggagagggagagggagagggagagagagagagagagagagagagagagagagagagagagagagagagagagagagagagagggtgggagagatgGGAGAGGggtgggagggagagggagggagagagacgggggagggaaggtagaaagagggagaggagaggggagagggagagagaggagagagggagaggagaggggagagggagagaggagagaacatggggggaagggagaggtagagggaaggagggagagagagagagagagagagagagagagagagagagagagagagagagagagagagaggggtgggagagggagagagagggagaggagaggggagagggagagagggaagaggagagggagagggagagagaggaagaggagaggggagagggagagagaggagagaacatcaggggaagggagaggtagagggagggagagagggagagaagagggggggagggaagggtagagagagggagagagggaaggagggagaggagagagagagagagagagagagagagagaggggggggagggaaagaggcggggtcttaaggggtcataggataccatatgatctcttaggaaataatacgacctctaatgacctctaatgacacctctaATTTATTTAGGTGACCGGCGTTGTGTAAaagcatgggaactctcgcatacccatcaCTATACAtaccccgtatgcgctttttaaaccataagtaccccgtacacgcttttgactatttaggattggaaataggcctggatgacaaggctacggattggaagtttgatttccctccatttctctcatttttgacatgttttattttatcaacttggtttatcaactttgtcatcatcaggtttacacttcataaagtggtttttctaaaattgccaccatattttcacccatcttctgagctttcaaaccatataatttgttttcaatttgaacaacaataacatattattattgaatttcttttactagtgtctccatagttctcacagacatagatgcactattttttgaataacttttgatatgcatatccaaatttaaaaaaatttatatattattgtagtgcgcttgattctttacaattttttaaaaaaaaatttgtatttttgatttgtttagtgcaacttttgcttcacgcacgaacaggtaccgaattttcaggatgtgctcgattggaaaaataataaaaataaaaatactcaacaaaaaattaaaaaaaaacacatcttctagtgctcactcttaactatctttttgccaaaggatttgtcaaaatactatatctaactatgacttttttgatgtacacatcagacactatgttatgtttttcggaaaaaaatagggtcagtttttcgtgcgcgaaggatttgacgcccttaatcttatccaattttgaaaaagtttagtagtttggaaactcgatttagagtactacaatatttgttctttgattatcttcatatcttgagtggatgactttcaaatttttcctctcagtttaggttcacctgatttcagaaaaaaagtgtccacttatacccccctttttgaccaccatctttgtgcacttacccagtaattttgttgttttgaagtttgaagatgtggtgggtgccctagttGGTGAAGAGATCTGAAGGAAGGTACCCCACAGTTCAAAGGAAGCTCTAACTAtacgtggaagacctaaggagaaagacaagaagaatgagacacgtgataagtccaaatcgagagggagatcaaaatatcttggaaagtccaaagtcatttattGGAATTGCgctaaaccaggtcacatccgtaaggattgcaaagaagaaaataagaaggaaaagaagaagattgtttctgattctgagtctgagaaggaagatggtgatgcatttattacagTCTTGGTGAATCATGCAGGTAATGATTcctagttaattgactcaggtgcatcttttcatatgactaccaatagagattggttttctgaatatgaataatttaatggaggtaaggtgtacttgggttataatttacatttagacattgttggttgaggtagaGTTAGAATTGGGTTTTATGATGGTAGACTAAAAAGGATTAAtgatgtgttgcatatccctggttttaaacaaaatttgttatctgtgagcaaaatTATAGATGTGGGTGTCAGGTAGTCTTTTTataaagcaggatgtaagatgattaagggtgctttgggaattgctagaggtgttaggttcaGCACTTTGTATAACCTAGATGCATACAccgttgagtgtaataacacttctataaaaagtaaatttgtggaagatttgactatgttatggcaccagaggattggccacattagagaaaagggtctaaagaccttgaaaaataaaaaccttgttgaaggtttgaatgattgtaatcttgactttgatttctatgagcattgcatttatggaaaacaaaatcacGTTcatttttacttgagttctcataaaacttgtggtgttttggatcttattcattgtgatgtatttggtcctgtagatgttccttcgattgaaaaatccacatatgtgtgtgtgtgaaatttggggaacctacaagggcacaaacacttcaataaaccattattttcttgggttagttaatcaaaaacaacaaaataaaatccatTGCAAGTTAgcttattgcctcctagaaagtgcGAGTGTGTATTGCTCTCAGATTGCAAAGCTAtcgagtgactagactacactcaaacggaggatttttaaatgtatgcaactaggcgaatgcaaaattaataattaaatgcaagattgaatgcaagattaattgattaagccaaatgagattatcaagctaaatgatcaaagctctaaatgaagctaatctagattatatgcaagaaattgaatctatATAACAAAAATTAATCTAAGTTgctaatgaactagaaatctaaatgaaaactaagttgactaatgaattaactatgcaaagcttcttcaaaatttcctctataacctgcaacacaatattagcataataacgaTGTAAAATTCTCAGATGCCGATTGAAGAATGAGAGCCCGAATTTATAAccaaatcaagagggagaccaaaggtcaACATTGATCTTTAATGAATGGTCGAAAATATTTTGGACAAAACAATCTATGTGAATTCAATCTTATCTATGTTTCAAAATGAGAATATAGAAAACTTATTGTTTCATGTTATAGAGTTTTGTCAAAAAACAATTATGTCATGTAGTTTAGGTGAAACTATTTCACCTAATACTACTTTCTTGAATAAAATTGTGATATGATATTGAATCTTTATCCGTCATCTATTCATAGTGGTgtaatgaaaaaatataattttgtgGAGGACCTTAGAATGAATGAAAAAAATTCAATTACCCTGGTGAAAGCTAGAAGCAAACCTAAGATTGATCTCTCATGTTGCTTAGAAACTTTAGATCTAGAAGATTTGATTAACTAGATCAATGATTTGAAGAGACATAATAACACATCTAACAAACATGCACAAGGCTAGCTCATATTGACTAATAAATGAGGCTAGGATCTAAGAACTTAAATTTGAAGTTTAAAATGTTAGGTTCATTCCAATAGATGATATGATCAATCTTGAATACGAATGAAAAAAAAAACTCACATAGTGAAATGATAATCTCAATACATGGAGTGAATGTCTAGATGTACGTGGAAATTGATtgtaatatattataaatttaaataatgaatgtaTGTGAATATAGTTTAAATGGGGATACATAAGTTTCAATACACAACTTTTAAAAGAATGCAAATGAATTTGCCTTTAAATACAAGAACATAACCATAAATCATCTAAACGTGTGTTTAATTagctttgacaaataacaaatgaTTATGAGTAAACTAAAATTTTAATTTGAGTTTTAAAATTGTAGGAATCGGATATAAAGACACATAATTAATTTTATGCATGTCAAAATGACTTAGGCCACAAGAATTGTAAAATGAAGGTATTAATGAATTAGTGCATGGGTAAAACTAATAGATGTATGATAAGACTGAACATCTACATAAATTAGTAGACTAATGAAAAATCTTCCAGTTCACCAGATATTTAAATTCTTGCACTGATTTGAATTATTATGAACATATTTGAAATGTATAAGAGTATTTAAACGCTAAGAAATCTTATTGCATTTGTTGTTTAACAAGCTTTCAAAAAATAGTAAAGTGCCCTAGTCGTTGAACTCAAACTTTCTTTATTGTATAAGATTGAATATTTTTACAAGGTTTTGTATAATTGAACTGTATGACATGCTAAACGGTACAAGAAAATTCCACTGGAACATGGAATGCCATGTGAGAGCTTCCAATACTGGAGCTTGTGCTTGAATAGAAATAGATATTAAGGTGTTTATACAAGCGGTCCACCCTGACGTATTCAGTGAAAGCCAATGCGAGGAGGCCGAGCATAGCAAAGCGCCCATTCCACATTTCTGCTGTGGATGAAAATATTGGCTGCGACGTGCTCTCCCTCGATATTCCATTCAACAGGGGCACCAGTGTCCCCACCGTCATTAATCCTGCAGTTAACGCAAACCACGACAGTCCTCCACTATTCAATTGCGACAGCAAATCTCTTCCGCTGGCCACC
This genomic stretch from Cryptomeria japonica chromosome 8, Sugi_1.0, whole genome shotgun sequence harbors:
- the LOC131857836 gene encoding early light-induced protein 1, chloroplastic-like, which encodes MAAMASMMMKAPGALNCGAVKTNSVGHISRLPNSSLQGQDPKETSSTEAVSPSSSTKVSTKFGDLFVFSGPAPEIINGRAAMLGFVSAIAVEVASGRDLLSQLNSGGLSWFALTAGLMTVGTLVPLLNGISRESTSQPIFSSTAEMWNGRFAMLGLLALAFTEYVRVDRLYKHLNIYFYSSTSSSIGSSHMAFHVPVEFSCTV